One genomic region from Argentina anserina chromosome 2, drPotAnse1.1, whole genome shotgun sequence encodes:
- the LOC126782709 gene encoding uncharacterized protein LOC126782709: MPPKKMGVNSKAEAARARRSATEAERKETDARQKEEQYWREAEGSKSRAAKKREEEAEKRAEAATRKAEARRLAELEEKELEKMAKKPDKKVSRVAIPVPKVTEAELRKRREEEGAAMEKKSEESKKKQTRTAAEEEYERMVLVSNTNRDDSVIEARTVEDAIAQMAVAEPLLVDRHPERRLKASFKAFEEAELPRLKEEKPGLTHNQYKDMIWKLWKKSPDNPLNQVAAE; encoded by the exons ATGCCGCCGAAGAAGATGGGAGTGAACAGCAAGGCGGAGGCCGCTAGGGCACGGCGGAGCGCCACTGAAGCCGAGCGGAAAGAGACCGATGCTCGCCAGAAGGAGGAGCAGTACTGGCGCGAAGCCGAGGGCAGCAAATCACGCGCCGCCAAGAAGAGGGAGGAAGAGGCCGAGAAGCGAGCCGAGGCCGCCACTCGCAAGGCCGAAGCGCGGCGGCTGGCCGAGCTGGAGGAGAAGGAGCTGGAGAAGATGGCGAAGAAGCCGGACAAGAAGGTCAGCCGCGTCGCGATCCCGGTGCCGAAGGTGACGGAGGCCGAGCTGAGGAAGCGgcgggaggaggagggggcGGCGATGGAGAAGAAGTCGGAGGAGTCGAAGAAGAAGCAGACGCGtacggcggcggaggaggagtaCGAGAGGATGGTGCTGGTGTCGAACACCAATCGTGATGATTCGGTTATTGAGGCCAGGACGGTGGAGGATGCCATTGCTCAGATGGCAGTGGCGGAGCCCTTGCTGGTGGATCGCCACCCCGAGAGGAGGCTCAAGGCTTCGTTTAAG GCATTTGAAGAAGCTGAGCTCCCCAGGTTGAAGGAAGAGAAACCAGGACTTACTCACAATCAATACAAGGACATGATATGGAAGCTATGGAAGAAGTCTCCCGATAATCCTCTTAATCAG GTTGCTGCTGAGTGA
- the LOC126784020 gene encoding GDSL esterase/lipase At5g55050-like, whose product MAIKWRFPLVFLSLVLAVNGAEADVPAIFILGDSTADVGTNNFLPSSMSRADFPYNGIDFSNSTPTGRFSNGLNTADFLANLLGYEESPKPFLSLNSSSLFKWFGGFSFASGGSGIFDTTGQRINKNCIPLAEQIQQFSLVRSNLSALMGPVATETYLSKSLFFISIGSNDMFEYYSSNSSIPKEQFLSSLVATYENHLKTLLNLGARKLGIISVAPIGCCPSLRVLNATGGCIEELNDHAKAFHSKLAVLMNKLSSEFEGLKYSLGNAFEMTINVIQNPLAFNFTQVDTACCGTGKLNAENFCKPDANLCTNRDQYLFWDRFHPTQAAYKLAAVTLYGGGPQFVTPINFAQLAKA is encoded by the exons ATGGCAATCAAATGGAGGTTTCCATTAGTTTTTCTATCCTTGGTATTAGCTGTTAATGGAGCAGAAGCAGATGTGCCAGCAATATTTATCCTAGGTGACTCTACTGCTGATGTTGGCACCAATAACTTCTTGCCAAGTAGCATGTCCAGGGCTGATTTCCCCTACAATGGAATCGACTTTTCTAACTCAACACCCACCGGAAGGTTCAGCAATGGTCTTAACACAGCTGATTTTCTTG CCAATCTATTAGGTTATGAGGAAAGTCCAAAGCCCTTTCTTTCCCTCAACTCATCTTCTCTTTTCAAGTGGTTTGGAGGCTTCAGCTTTGCTTCTGGAGGGTCTGGCATTTTTGATACCACTGGTCaaagaataaataaaaattgtatTCCATTAGCAGAGCAGATACAACAATTTTCTTTAGTCAGGAGCAATTTAAGTGCCTTAATGGGCCCTGTAGCAACTGAGACATATCTTTCGAAGTCCTTATTTTTCATCAGCATTGGTAGCAATGACATGTTTGAATACTACAGCTCAAACAGTTCAATTCCTAAGGAACAGTTCTTGTCCTCTTTAGTAGCTACTTATGAGAATCACTTGAAG ACTTTACTCAATCTTGGAGCAAGGAAGTTAGGAATTATCAGTGTTGCCCCGATTGGCTGCTGCCCATCTCTGAGAGTTCTTAATGCCACTGGCGGCTGTATCGAGGAGCTGAATGATCATGCAAAAGCTTTCCATTCAAAGCTGGCTGTGCTCATGAACAAGCTCAGCTCAGAATTTGAGGGCTTGAAGTACTCACTTGGAAAtgcattcgaaatgaccataAATGTCATACAGAACCCTCTTGCATTCA ATTTTACACAAGTGGACACTGCATGTTGTGGAACTGGAAAGCTCAATGCTGAAAACTTCTGCAAACCAGATGCAAATCTCTGTACAAATCGCGATCAATACTTGTTCTGGGATCGGTTTCATCCAACACAGGCTGCTTATAAGTTGGCTGCTGTAACCCTCTATGGTGGAGGGCCACAGTTTGTAACCCCAATTAATTTTGCTCAGTTGGCTAAGGCTTAA
- the LOC126784021 gene encoding GDSL esterase/lipase At5g37690-like, with product MSYSFFMENKWILPLFVSLIITLLSLAAAAKPALPPVFIFGDSTADVGTNNFLPHSMARADFPPNGIDFPGGPNPTGRFSNGLNSADFLARLFGYKRSPSPFLSFKYSSLQKKMFNGINFASGGSGLLDITGRTMLTLMKFGTGNIPLGVSFRNQQKHVISLTDQMHQFSSVKNNLTTLMGVKPTEKYLKGSLIFISIGSNDLFAYYHSKSSIPKEDFLCSLELAYENHLKTLYDLGARKFGIISVAPIGCCPSQKIFNATEGCLEELNEYAIAFHLKLEALLCKLSTEYEDFMYSLGNSYEMTINVIQNPLLFNFTEVESACCGSGKLNAESFCKQGSNLCSDRNQYLFWDRFHPSQAASKLAAITLFSGGQPFVSPVNFYQLAMA from the exons ATGAGTTACTCTTTTTTCATGGAGAACAAATGGATTCTTCCTCTATTTGTCTCCTTGATTATAACTCTTCTTAGCTTAGCTGCAGCAGCTAAGCCAGCACTGCCACCAGTCTTCATATTTGGTGATTCAACTGCAGATGTTGGCACCAATAACTTCTTGCCGCATAGCATGGCAAGAGCTGACTTTCCCCCAAATGGCATTGACTTTCCTGGCGGTCCAAACCCCACTGGAAGGTTCAGCAATGGCCTCAACAGTGCTGATTTCCTTG CGCGGCTTTTTGGTTACAAAAGAAGTCCAAGCCCCTTTCTTTCCTTTAAATATTCTTCTCTTCAAAAGAAGATGTTTAATGGTATCAACTTTGCTTCTGGAGGGTCTGGTCTTCTTGATATAACTGGTCGGACTATG cTGACATTGATGAAGTTTGGAACTGGAAATATTCCACTTGGTGTATCATTCAGAAACCAGCAAAAACATGTCATCTCATTAACAGATCAGATGCATCAATTTTCATCTGTCAAGAACAACCTTACGACCTTGATGGGTGTGAAACCAACTGAAAAGTATCTTAAAGGGTCTTTGATCTTCATCAGCATTGGCAGCAATGACCTTTTTGCATACTACCATTCAAAGAGTTCCATTCCGAAGGAAGACTTCTTGTGCTCTTTGGAACTGGCTTATGAGAACCACTTGAAG ACTCTATACGATCTTGGAGCAAGGAAGTTCGGGATCATCAGCGTTGCGCCAATTGGCTGCTGTCCATCTCAGAAAATTTTCAATGCTACTGAAGGTTGTTTGGAGGAGTTGAATGAGTATGCAATTGCCTTCCATTTAAAACTGGAAGCCCTCTTGTGCAAGCTCAGCACCGAATACGAAGACTTTATGTACTCCCTTGGAAATTCATATGAAATGACAATAAATGTCATACAGAACCCTCTTCTATTCA attttaCAGAAGTGGAATCTGCTTGTTGTGGATCTGGGAAGTTAAATGCTGAATCATTCTGCAAACAAGGTTCTAATCTTTGTTCAGATCGCAACCAGTATTTATTCTGGGATCGATTCCATCCATCACAAGCTGCTTCCAAGTTGGCTGCCATCACCCTCTTCAGTGGTGGACAACCATTTGTATCCCCAGTTAATTTTTATCAGTTGGCCATGGCTTAG